The genomic segment gtgcagctcatccagaatggcacatcaatgcgagctgtggcaagaatgtttgctgtgtctgtcagcgtagtgtccagagcatggaggcgctaccaggagacaggccagtacatcaggagacgtggaggaggccgtaggagggcaacaacccagcagcaggaccgctacctccacctttgtgcaaggaggagcaggaggagcactgccagagccctgcaaaatgacctccagcaggccacaaatgtgcatgtgtctgctcaaatggtcagaaacagactccatgagggtggtatgagggctcgacgtccacaggtgggggttgtgcttacagcccaacaccgtgcaggacatttggcatttgccagagaacaccaagattggcaaattcgccgctggcgccctgtgctcttcacaaatgaaagcaggttcacactgagcacatgtgacagacgtgacagtctggagacgccgtggagaacgctctgctgcctgcaacatcctccagcatgaccggtttggcggtaggtcagtcatggtgtggggtggcatttctttggggggcctccatgtgctcgccagaagtagcctgactgccattaggtaccgagatgagatcctcagaccccttgtgagaccatatgctatacggttggccctgggttcctcctaatgcaagacaatgctagacctcatgtggctggagtgtgtcagcagttcctgcaagaggaaggtattgatgctatggactggcccggcctttctccagacctgaatccaattgagcacatctgggacatcatgtctcgctccatgcaccacagactgtccaggagttggcggatgctttagtccaggtctgggaggagatccctcaggagaccatccgccacctcatcaggagcatgcccaggcattgtagggaggtcatacaggcacgtggaggccacacacactactgagcctcattttgacttgttttaaggacattacatcaaagttggatcaacctgtagtgtggttttccactttaattttgagtgtgactccaaatccagacctccaagggttgataaatttgatttccattgataattgttgtgtgattttgttgtcagcacattcaactatgtaaagaaaaaagtatttaataaaaatatttcattcattcagatctaggatgtgttattttagtgttccctttatttttttgagcagtgtatgaagTTGCAGATACTATTCTCTCAGTAGTTCACTGTGCCCTCATCGTGTGTGTGACCTACACTTTACTGAATCGTCTTCaggaatatacagtacattaatgTACAATGAATTTGACACAGACCAaatcgttttttgtgtgtgtttaccatatTCCTGCCTCAAGTGTAATGATGACAGTGTCCACTGTGCGGCAGCAATGACTTACTGTCTGACAACAAGGCAACCAGTGACAGGGGATGGAATGGTGCTTGTCTACATTGATGGTACAAAGCAAGCATATCACATCAAGTATGAAGAGATTCTTCCAATTCAATATTTATTTGTTATCACAGTCTCAATTCACACAATATAGATTctttgtcattttttaaattttattttttacaaacagTGAAACCACACAAACTACAAATCAAACCTTTTTTTGTGAGTGTATGAATGAAGCCTTACTCACGTGCCTTCAACTAAAGAGAGATGTTCTACTAAAAACGTTGTTGGGCTATTCGCCCATTACATGCTCTCTCCCTTGTTTTTACTTGTGCTCTTCAAGGATAGTTTTTTTCTTCCATCGACTAAACCAAAGAAAGTATCATTCCAGAGCAGTGGCAATAACCCTTATTGGGACTGGGAGTTGTGATTTTTCTCTTGTTGATGGTCTCTGTGGTGAACCCAAAACCTTCCATCCATTTTCTTGTGGCTGGATTTGAAAAGCCAGCAAGCTCTCAAATGTTTTGGGGACATCTTCAGAGAGAAGGCTTCATCTATAAAACCTGTCACCATTGCATTGGGTGTCAACATATGTATGTGAAACACTCAAAAGTGTGTTTAAAAAGCATCACGTTGGATATTCAGGGGTTAGTCATCTatcttcttatttacaatgttgttggAAATCCAGTTCATGCCGTCCTGTGAGAACAAGTACATCACATATACACATGAAATATTCCAAGCTACAGAATTTCCAAAGCAATCAAAGCATAaatgtatactgtactgtgttacgTTTGGTCATAGGACATCATGCCTGACCTCCTGACCTGATCCTCCAGCACAGTACTCAGGGGCAGATGATAATCTGGAGCTTTAGACGGCATCCATGTTGTGTCACGAAAATGAGGCAAAACATTTGTCGACCCCCCCACTAGTTTGTTTTCGCTCTTAATTTCCCCCTCACTGAGATGTTGCCCCGACAACCCTACTGTAAactgtaatgacagaatctccTGCACAGTATGTGAAACGATCAGAAAATATTAGGAAAAGATTCTACTAAGACTACTACGTTCTGAAAAGATCCTACTAATGACATGGTGGCCAGCAGAGAATAACCTCTGATTCTCCTGTGGGCTCTCAATTATTTTACTACATGAACAGAGTGAGAACTGGATACTTTCGACAGTGCAGACAGGCTGTACCACATGAAGAGGAATATAACATGAACTGACATTGAATGATGCCTTCAATATCTGTCTTGTAAATCCTAGAGGATGATACAGTACTGATTGTTATTTTATATCATGATACGGTGTCCATCTAACTTCATAAAACTGATATGATTTGTCCTATTTTCAGAGAGATATTGTGGCCTACCTGTACACCCTCTCCAGAGACAGCTGAGCAGGCCTGGATCTGCCACGCCCGGTCGCGGTATGTGTGCAGGTTCAGGCCCTCTGCGATCTCGCTGGCGGGCGAGGCTGTGGCCAGGTCCTGCTTGTTAGCGAAGATGAGCACCGGAACCCCCTTCAGGTTCTCCTCATCAATCAGCTCTGATAGCTCCTGAGGGACCAAAGGACCAGTGTTATCCAACTCAGAGCTGAACAAAGTCTTGGAGACTACATCTCTGTGTTGCCAGCACTTAAAGGTTTGCATGTCCACTGTTAATATGCAAAGCTTACTGTTAACATTAACGTTTTACAAGACAACACTTGTGGAATAGGGTATAACAGCTATTTCAGTTGGCCTCACCAGTCCTGTTTCTTCAAACCGCTTCTTGTCTGTACTGTCTATGACATATATCTGGAGGAAAGAAGAATATTGAATCAAACTGAGACATTTATTATCTTGTAACACAAAGAAGATTGATTCTCTATTCAGTTTCTAGCTTTTATTGAGATTGAAGATTCTGAAATAAACTAATGCCCAGTTTTTTCCCCCAACCAATAGAACAGGCTGTAGTCTAAATCTAAACTGTAGTTAATGGAAACTATTTTACTCTCTGAAACAGATTACAGATATAATAAGACAAATTAAAATGACAAAAGTGCTAACAGAATTTACACACCAACAAATCTGTGTTTTCCAGATATTTCTTCCAGAAGGGTCGgatcttcctctgtcctccaatGTCCCACACGTTCAATTTCATTCCGTGAGACGTGAGACTCTTAATGTTGAAGCCCTTTGGCATCAATGGAGAAGCAGAATTTATTGATCTAACACAGTTTAGCAAAACACAGCTTTATTCTGTTACAAGTGGCTCTAAATAAGCATTTATTTATAACGTAATTTTATTAGAACCAAATCCTGACATGAACAGAAAGACAGGTACAATGATACAAAACTTGAACCTTGATTTGTTACCTGGAGCTTACAAAATGTGTGTTGCACCCTCTCTGACTTTATGGTTAAGTAATCTTCAACCCCCGGATTAAAGTCTCAGCCTAGTCTCTATTCTTAGTCTAGCTAAATGTATCATTGCCAATGTGCTATTTTCTGCGACAGAGGGACTGCACAAACCAACCGACTGTGATGCTTTGCTACCAGATAACACGGTATGAAGAAGAACCAAGTCAAGCATCACTACTGTGGTATTTTAGAAACATACGAACATCTTATTTGATGTGTTGAAGTCAACATTGGAGGATACTACTTGTCTACTTCCAGAGCCGCGAAGCGTTTGACCTGGAGTGACCTGACCCTGGTACAGTCATCTAAGACATTGATATGATCAGAGATCAGATTTTGAATCAGCAGGTTAAAAAAATGCTTCCATTGAGTAAGTGCCATTACTGGTATGTTGCCTTGGGCAACAACCTGAGGGAGGAAGTGTCATATGGTTGTCATTACAAAACTACATGGCCTGCTTATGTAAGTTCAGAGCACGCCAGGATCGGATCTGACCTGTGTGGGAGTAATGGTGTTGACATCCTCGGATGATAGCTGTTTTAGCAGCGTTGTTTTTCCAGCGTTGTCTAGACCCAGGAGGACTATCCGAAGTTCCTGTTCTGTGGTTCCTTTTAATTTCTGTAGGACCGAAAAGAACCCCTGAGCGAAATGAGATAGAATAGGATATTACAAACAGACACAGAAAGCAATTAGGAAGCTTGTAAGGGACTACTATGTAGTTTATTTGCAGAGAAAGTGTCAACTCATCAGTTAGCTTCTTATTAAAAAGAGGAAACAATCAGTCCTGAATCACGCTCTAGGACTCATCAACATGTACATTCCCATCAAACTCAAAGATCAGCAGAAGGTAGCAAGCGGGATTACCTTTTCAACTTCTCCCATGTTGAATGATGTGCTTCAGAAGGCAGgaaagaggacagggaagagacaAAGCCTCATTCTATGATGAATCTTCAGAGTTGAGCACAGTGTTGTCCAGCAGGTACCCTGTAAATAGGCCTACAGATAGATCCTTGGTCCCCCTTATGTCCGTTTGAAGCGTCCAGAGCCGGGTGGAGTCATCTCCTGCTTGGCCTccctcaggaggaggaggtgggggccaGGGAGGGATTAGGGGGCCCCGATTAGCCCTCCCTGTTGTGCGCGCCTTTCCTCCGCCTCCATTGGCTTCCGCCCCTCCCTTGCTCTTCCAGTTCCTCCCTTCCATGCATTAAAGACTTTACCTGGATTATCCTCCCCACCACCTGTTACAGGACACCCAGGGTTCTCCATCACTCTGAACTACCACCTGTTACAGGACACCCAGGGTTCTCTATCACTCTGAACTACCACCTGTTACAGGACACCCAGGGTTCTCCATCACTCTGAACTACCACATGTTACAGGACACCCAGGGTTCTCCATCACTCTGAACTACCACATGTTACAGGACACCCAGGGTTCTCCATCACATGTTACTGAACCACCACATGTTACAGGACACCCAGGGTTCTCTATCACTCTGAACTACCACATGTTACAGGACACCCGGGGTTCTCTATCTGAACTACCACATGTTGAACTACCACATGTTACAGGACACCCAGGGTTCTCCATCACTCTGAACCACCACATGTTACAGGACACCCAGGGTTCTCTATCACTCTGAACTACCACATGTTACAGGACACCCAGGGTTCTCTATCACTCTGAACTACCACATGTTACAGGACACCCAGGGTTCTCCATCACTCTGAACTACCACATGTTACAGGACACCCAGGGTTCTCCATCACTCTGAACTACCACATGTTACAGGACACCCAGGGTTCTCTATCACTCTGAACTACCACATGTTACAGGACACCCAGGGTTCTCCATCACTCTGAACCACCACATGTTACAGGACACCCAGGGTTCTCTATCACTCTGAACTACCACATGTTACAGGACACCCAGGGTTCTCTATCACTCTGAACCACCACATGTTACAGGACACCCAGGGTTCTCCATCACTCTGAACCACCACATGTTACAGGACACCCAGGGTTCTCCATCACTCTGCTGGAAGAAGGAAAATGTCAGCCTTATTTTTGCTTTATTCTTGTCTCAGCCCACTATCCTCCAAGCAGTGATCCTTCTCCAAAGTCTGCTTTCCTCAAAAATCTTGGTTTACTGTTTCAGTGTTTCAAACATTGTTTCTGTGTTTTCCTTACGTAagacaataaaacaaaacatgtTGAGTCAGAATGACATACTGTACGACCATTCATTCTTTGGTGACCAAAACCTTTGATTCCTCTGAGTCGTGCTCAGACAGCTggagaacagtggaggctgctgaggagagggaaaatacatttagaaagatATATCTAACTCATTTGTAGAGGAAGGCAGAAAAATAAGGTGAATAATTAGAAAGTGTTTTATCAACATTTATCAACACTTAAAGAAACGTGTGTACTGTGAACATGAGTCTTGACATTGAGCTCTACACTAATGCTGTCCATCTTGGACACTGACGTATGTGGACACAGTCATGTAGAAAGGGTTCTCCCTAGATGGCCAAACTGCAAAGTCAAGTCaactatattgtaaaaatgtataaaaactaaaatgagctttttggtcttaattaaaagttatggttaggcataaggttaacaGTGTTTaatgtttagggttaaggttaaggtcagggtCATGGTCAGGTTTAAAATCTGTAATCAgcttttaagaagagaaattgtagaaataggagGATCTTCCGACTTCTCAACTTGGTCAGGTAGTCACGACCTGTGTAAAGGTTACCTCATTTACAATAGGACCACCTGTTGGAAGCTGTGGGACACATGGTCATGTTTAATTTTAGATTGAGTGGTGAAGGGCCCCGGGGGGGGGGATCAACCTTTGCCACTCAGACACATTGATTTACCTCATGTGTACAATGCACTCCAGGATATGTCAGAATCGATGAAATACTCAGTGATTGTTTGTGAATAATACCAAGGGAAATCCAGACAGAGTCAAGCTGGGGTTCATTGATCACCATCAGATGGTTATATTCGACCTCATGGATGTTTGTGTGAGGAAAATAGAACATAGGCCCAACCAATCTTCAAGTCTCTTTTGTCTCTCCATTGTGTTTCGTGTGTGAAGTAAAAAATGGCTTTCTAAAAAGTGTTTCAAATTTGAAGGAAACACAACTTCATTTTAGGACCTTTACTCAAGAATTAGAAGCTTGGTTCCCTGGTCTGGGTCTATTATAAACCAAGTAGGGGAGTCTTTGTTCACTGTCCTCTAAAAGGGGACAGAGCCACAATAGAGCCAGTCTGGGCTGTCCCCCTTAGTTATGTCACAGTAATCTTTCTTAAATTGACTTGGCTCCTGCAGTGATTGTCGTGAGTGACATCCTCCCCTCCTGTATAGCTGCAGAGGGAGAcagtctccagtctccagtctcaATCCTCAATTATTAATCAGCCAACCCTGAGCAACAGCTGAACCAGACTGTCAGAGTGACAAAAAACAAAGGTATTgcgttttacatttacattttagtcatttagtggatgttcttatccagagcgacttacagtcgtGAGTGAATACATTTTCTTACTTTTTTCTACTTGTCCCCAGTGGGAgtcaaacccacaatcctggcgGATTGCTACAGTTTTACACAATGCAGTCTGGCACAAATGCCTGTTAAATGCCTGTAAATTATATGATAGACAGTCAAAAAAAAGATTGTACATTATTTTGGAATATTATCAGACTTTAGAGAAAGCAACCCTGACTAAAACTATATGACAACTATAGCAGCCCTACCAAGCGCTCTGTTTAGCCTCTTTACTTACTCACTGCAATACAAACATCTGGACTGCTAAGAGGAGAGGGTGTTGCCAAGGTAATGCTAGTGGTGACTACCTCTCAGTCTCGTGGCCTGATGCCTCTAGGCTCTGTCTCAAATGACagtgctggtcaaaagtagtgcactatctagggaatagtgTGCTGCACTGCTGCTGATGCGTTGAGCGAGAGGAGAACGCCATACAAGGAGACAAAAGGGGTTGGGAGCTTATTCTGATGATGTCATAAACTCCATTTGTGTTTTAAACTTCCATTTGCACCCTGGAATCTCTTTTCTTTTCTATTGCCGAAAAACTCTATTCTGtcccaaaacaaaaacatttctcTGGACTCACACATTTCTAAGCAAATTGTATCTGTGTTTGGTTTTAGTATTTGGTCCTCGTCCACCCATGTATCGTCTTGCCATGAGTCATATTCATCTGACTCACATTCCCACACTTATCCACCAGTTTTATTCTGTACGCATGATGCCAGCCCTACAAGCTGACACTCATTTTTTCTCCTCAGGTCCCCTCAGTATGACTGAGCCACAGGCAGATCTAACGTTTAGGTAACTGCAAATAATTCAAAGTGAATGGTGTCATATAGAGTATATTACACAAGGATGGATGTCAATATTATTTTCTTGAATTAAGGAATAAAAACACAGTATTCTCAGGTCTACATGGATTACATGTAGGCTGGTTTATGTTAAAATGGGTTATGGTGGATTACATGTAGGCTGGTTTATGTTAAAATGGGTTATGGTGGATTACATGTAGGCTGGTTTATGTTAAAATGGGTTATGGTGGATTACATGTAGGCTGGTTTATGTTAAAATGGGTTATGGTGGATTACATGTAGGCTGGTTTATGTTAAAATGGGTTATAGTGGATTACATGTAGGCTGGTTCACACAGGTTAAGGAACAGTCACTGTGAAACTGGAatggagaaggaggagactaCCTGAGACTTTCCCCTGAGTGGTTGCTGTGTGCGTCTGCCTCCTACCCATTGAGTTTTATATCCATTATTGCTGTTGGTTTATGGCAGTGATGGTCTTTGTTCAGTGATAGGCCATCATCACTGTGGGCTCCAGACCAGTCCCCTGGCATCAGCGGCCCAAAGCTGTTTTACCTCTCCTTttctgtcatttctctctctgtctactccaGTAGGCTCCACCACGGCCATGGAGACCTCTGGTCCTGTCACTGTCCTTTTAGGAAAACAGCAGGGAGAACCAGAGAGAAGGTACAATACATTTATGTTCATTTTAACATGTGTGGTGGATATTCTGACTCATGTGAGGATTGTGGGTTTGTGACCATTAGAGCTATCTCTGATCAGATCCCCTTGGagcacctaaccctaactctaacccttaggACTATCTCTGATCAAATTTGCCAGCTAGCCTTGGGTTGTTATGGAAGTTTACAGTTTTCAGAGAGAATGAAACATGCTCAAAAAAGTAATATGAGTTTTGCCAAGTGTGACGTGATTTTTCCAATTGTTCCATATCTGATGAATGATGGATTGTTTTGAAATGATATTTTACAGAAAACAATCATGTTTAAAGAGTTCACCAAAGGTCACTTTTCCCTGAGAACTTCTCTCAGACAGAGACTTGGAAGATACAATACTGGGACCAGCATCAAACCACTGAATATCACAAGGGTAAACCTATAATACAATTCACATGTAGAAAATATAATTGATGAACTAATTATGAACTAATATCAGACTTAATCATGGTTCATGGTAGTGACAACGTTTGTTTAGTCACTCACAGTGGCTGGCAGTTTCTCATGGTatactgtccagtgaaaatctcacttttaaaagttcatattatgttaactcatacccacattaatgttgttgactcatcctattcTAGTATTTGTGACTAGAGCATAAATAGGAGAAAACACACTTCAAAAACCCCACGTCAAACTTGTATCTAACAGACTGTTTAAAAAATGCTTGCTTATTTCGTGATAGAGTAATGTCCTCCTCTGAGAAGGATGAACTGGCAAGTCAGTGGTCTGCTCATACTGTATGAATACCTTTTATGACTGGTATACAGCCAcagcattctgttgttggggtacatccacagcattctgttgttggggtacatccacagcattctgttgttggggtacattcacaccattctgttgttggggtacatccacaccattctgttgtacATCCACACCATTCTTGGGGTACAACAACacaattctgttgttggggtacatccacaccattctgttgttggggtacaacAACacaattctgttgttggggtacatccacaccattctgttgttggggtacaacaacaccattctgttgttggggtacatccacaccattctgttgttggggtacatccacaccattctgttgttggggtacatccacaccattctgttgttggggtacatccacaccattatgttgttggggtacatccacagcattctgttgttggggtacatccacaccattctgttgttggggtacatccacaccattctgttgttggggtacatccacaccattctgttgttggggtacatccacaccattctgttgttggggtacatccacaccattctgttgttggggtacatacATCCACACCATTAtgttgttggggtacatccacagcattctgttgttggggtacatcaacaccattctgttgttggggtacatcacaccattctgttgttggggtacatcaacaccattctgttgttggggtacatccacaccattatgttgttggggtacatccacaccattctgttgttggggtacatccacaccattctgttgttggggtacatccacaccattctgttgttggggtacatccacaccattatgttgttggggtacatccacaccaatccaacacagaaaagctgctttttaacatacttcATAAAAACATTTTTGGAAGGAAAGCTATTTAAcccatattgtaattaattataggttATATTTCATAGAAATATTGGACAGTTTGAAATACTGTATGACCAACAACCAGGAAACTCAGATACCACAAACTATTTCCAAgctatgtgttgtccagtgtaTTGAGTTCATGTTTTGGTGTATACTATTGCGTCTGCATGAATGAGAATAATATTGCTTCAGACAAGGCGGCAAAAGGGGACATAGGTTTGTGTTCAGTGCACACGCATCAGCTTGTGGTCTTGTTGCTATGGCAACACTTCCTGGCCATGTTTCTATGGCAAGACTTTCTGTGCAGTTAGGTTAGGAAGTGGCAATCGGTGCAAAGCAAGTATGTTCAGATAAGAACACTACCGGAACCCTTCTTCAGTGATCTATCAATGTCTCTCTTGGAATCTTTCAATGAACAGAAGCAATAGGGCAATGTTCCTAGTATTGGAATACGCAATATATGTGCAGTAAATTGGATTCATCAGTGTGTTTATGATTTATGTTGTTTttttctgtatgtctgtctgtctctcactgtctgtctgtctgtctgtctgtctgtctgtctgtctgtctgtctgtctgtctgtctgtctgtctgtctgtctgtctgtctgtctgtctgtctgtctgtctgtctgtctgtctgtacctgtctgtctgtctgtctgtctgtctgtctgtctgtctgtctgtctgtctgtctggactctgtctgtctgttgtctgtctgtctgtctgtctgtctgtctgtctgtctgtctgtctgtctgtctgtctgtctgtctgtctgtctgtctgtctgtctgtctgtctgtctgtctatttctctctgtgtctgtctatctcacAGTCTCAGCTCTAAGTCTGCTAAAGATCACAGGATTTATGCCCCCCTCCAAAATTGTACGTCATATATTAAATCATTGTGTTTCTGATTGTTGTTTCCCTAATCCAAAGCAGATGTATTCACTGGTTTATGTCTGTGCTTACAGGGTCTGGCAGTATCTGATGGAGGTGAGATGAAACATGGAGACATACAGAACaaggcaaaagtttggacacactcttccatgccatccctaggggggttgcgtcacttgagtgggttgagacagtgatcttcctgtctggtttggcgcgcccccttgggttgtgccgtggcggagatctttgtgagctatactcggccttgtctcaggatggtaagttggtggtcgaaggtatccctctagtggtgtgggtgctgtgctttggaaaagtgggtggggttatatcctgcctgtttggccctgtccgggggtatcgttggatggggccacagtgtctcccgacccctcctgtctcagcctccagtatttatgctgcagtagtttatgtgtcgggggggtagggtcagtctgttatatctggagtatttctcctgtcttatccggtgtcctgggaaatgatgtaaatatatcactagccactttaaacaatgctaccttatataatgtgtgaatttaagtatgctctatctaattctctctctctttctttcttttctctttctttctttctttctttctttctttctttctttctttctttctttctttctttctttctttctttctttctttctttctttctttctttgtctctctcggaggacctgagccctaggaccatgcctcaggactacctggcctgatgactccttgctgtccccagtccacctggctgtgcttgctgctccagtttcagctgttctgcctgtggctatggaaccctgacctgttcaccagatgtgctacctgtcccagatctgctgttttcaactctctagagacagcaggagcggtagagatactctgaatgatcagctatgaaaagccaactgacattttctccTGAGGTCCTGACCTGtggcaccctcgacaaccactgtgattattattatttgaccctgctgatcatctatgaacgtttcaacatcttggccatgttctgttataatctccacccggtacagccagaagaggactggccacccctcatagcctggttcctctctaggtttcttcctaggttctggcctttctagggagtttttcctagccaccgtacttctacacctgcattgcttgctgtttggggttttaggctgggtttctgtacagcactttgagatatcagctgatgtaagaagggctttataaatacatttgatttgatagatttGACACACCTACacttacattgtagaataatagtgaagacaacaaaactatgaaataacacatttttatGTTAGATAGCCCTAACCAATTAGGGCTATCTTCTggataccacccctaccttgtcacaacacaactgattggctcaaacacattaagaaggaaagcaattccacaaatttacttttaacaaggcacacctgcctTTCTGGCTTTGAGGTTCAGGGGTTACCACAATGACTTCCTCCTCGAAAGCTGACAGCTGTATGTGAGAGAAAGTCACTTGAAGGAGTTTCTCAGGACTTTTTCTCTTGTTACATTCATCTTTTAAATGTCCTATACATTTTCACAATTCTCCAATTTAGACAGTAATAACAATCAAGTTTTCTCTATTCAAAACCACACATTTCAAAGTGAAGCATACATTGTAGTTTCTGTATTACACCCAATACAGCCCTGTTGTTAATGTCTCCAGAGTTGAATGGGGTGTCAGAGGCGCAAGCGGCCAGTGTTGGCCTGTGTTCCAGCAGTAACTCCAATCTCCCCACAGTGCCAGTGAGGAAGCCAGTGTTGTGGGGAAGTTGACCAGCTGTGTTGTCAGCTTCGAGAGGCTCCTGCAGCGTCCTATACTTCACGGTGAGGGCTCAAGCTGACCGTATACAATCTTT from the Oncorhynchus tshawytscha isolate Ot180627B linkage group LG33, Otsh_v2.0, whole genome shotgun sequence genome contains:
- the LOC112230621 gene encoding ADP-ribosylation factor-like protein 3 isoform X1, whose product is MGEVEKGFFSVLQKLKGTTEQELRIVLLGLDNAGKTTLLKQLSSEDVNTITPTQGFNIKSLTSHGMKLNVWDIGGQRKIRPFWKKYLENTDLLIYVIDSTDKKRFEETGLELSELIDEENLKGVPVLIFANKQDLATASPASEIAEGLNLHTYRDRAWQIQACSAVSGEGVQDGMNWISNNIVNKKIDD
- the LOC112230621 gene encoding ADP-ribosylation factor-like protein 3 isoform X2 yields the protein MGEVEKKLKGTTEQELRIVLLGLDNAGKTTLLKQLSSEDVNTITPTQGFNIKSLTSHGMKLNVWDIGGQRKIRPFWKKYLENTDLLIYVIDSTDKKRFEETGLELSELIDEENLKGVPVLIFANKQDLATASPASEIAEGLNLHTYRDRAWQIQACSAVSGEGVQDGMNWISNNIVNKKIDD